Proteins encoded by one window of Myxococcales bacterium:
- the asnB gene encoding asparagine synthase (glutamine-hydrolyzing) produces MCGIFGAIGATRPVNAEAALRVMTHRGPDQRAVLRLPGAEGRPAAELGFVRLAILDLTENGAQPMRKDGLAIVFNGEIYDHAKLRAELEATGVSFRSRSDTEVLLEGFRAFGEAVVDRVTGMFAFAVWDERTGRLFAARDPAGKKPLFFASRADGFFFASEIKGIVASGLRTAVDEAELPVFMALGHGHGDRTAHAEVRELRPGHTLRLEPGAREPVVRRYFRAPFGAPPLDIGVDEAVVKVRTLVDAAVKRRLVADVPIGAFLSGGIDSTVIVGLMAKHTAGRVKTFSIGFQGDPAYDETRFARMAARQFGTEHTEFIVEPKALELIEPLVNVHDGPFGDSSALPTSIVSRLTREHVTVALTGDGGDELFCGYTRFLAAEISERIPQALRSGAASVANLVPPGAKERSLRAKARRFFVTAERPLEDRLFAYSPYFLDRLDELFSPEVAERAHGTVRGFARESLDACPDATALSRVLAFNYETYLPYDLLVKADRSSMLHSLELRSPFLDRELTQFAARLPDRYRRRGLNKKWLLKRAFPELLPDALVNRPKMGFGVPLADWFRGPLRELLNDQLGPSARLYRYLRRDAVMKVLAEQDAGTSHHAHRVWLLLTLEVWLKSMEQSV; encoded by the coding sequence ATGTGTGGAATCTTCGGCGCCATCGGCGCCACCCGCCCGGTCAATGCGGAGGCTGCACTCCGCGTGATGACCCACCGTGGTCCCGACCAGCGCGCCGTCCTCCGGCTCCCTGGCGCCGAGGGGCGCCCCGCCGCGGAGCTCGGCTTCGTTCGACTCGCGATCCTCGATCTCACGGAGAACGGCGCGCAGCCGATGCGCAAGGACGGCCTCGCCATCGTCTTCAACGGGGAGATCTACGACCACGCCAAGCTCCGGGCCGAGCTCGAGGCCACCGGGGTCTCGTTTCGCTCGCGCTCCGACACCGAGGTCCTCCTCGAAGGTTTCCGCGCCTTCGGCGAGGCGGTCGTCGATCGCGTCACGGGCATGTTCGCGTTCGCCGTGTGGGACGAGCGTACGGGCAGGCTCTTCGCCGCCCGCGATCCAGCGGGCAAGAAGCCCCTTTTTTTCGCGTCGCGCGCGGACGGATTCTTCTTCGCCTCCGAGATCAAGGGCATCGTCGCTTCGGGGCTGCGCACCGCGGTCGACGAGGCCGAGCTGCCCGTCTTCATGGCGCTCGGGCACGGCCACGGCGATCGCACGGCGCACGCCGAGGTCCGCGAGCTCCGGCCCGGGCACACGCTGCGGCTCGAGCCCGGAGCCCGCGAGCCCGTGGTGCGTCGCTACTTCCGTGCGCCGTTCGGCGCGCCCCCGCTCGACATCGGCGTCGACGAGGCCGTGGTGAAGGTGCGCACACTCGTCGACGCGGCGGTGAAGCGGAGGCTGGTGGCCGACGTCCCCATCGGCGCGTTCCTATCCGGCGGCATCGACTCGACGGTGATCGTCGGCCTGATGGCGAAGCACACCGCCGGGCGGGTGAAGACCTTCTCCATCGGCTTCCAGGGCGACCCCGCCTACGACGAGACCCGCTTCGCGCGGATGGCCGCGCGCCAGTTCGGCACCGAGCACACCGAGTTCATCGTGGAGCCCAAGGCTCTCGAGCTCATCGAGCCGCTCGTCAACGTCCACGACGGCCCGTTCGGCGACTCGTCGGCGCTTCCCACGAGCATCGTCTCGCGCCTCACCCGCGAGCACGTCACCGTCGCCCTCACCGGCGACGGTGGCGACGAGCTCTTCTGCGGATATACGCGCTTCCTCGCCGCGGAGATCTCGGAGCGCATCCCGCAGGCGCTGCGGTCGGGCGCAGCCTCCGTGGCGAACCTCGTGCCCCCGGGGGCGAAGGAGCGCAGCCTCCGCGCGAAGGCGAGGCGCTTCTTCGTGACCGCCGAGCGGCCCCTCGAAGACCGGCTGTTCGCGTACTCGCCGTATTTCCTCGATCGACTCGACGAGCTCTTCTCGCCAGAGGTCGCGGAGCGCGCCCACGGGACCGTGCGCGGGTTTGCCCGCGAGAGCCTCGACGCCTGCCCCGATGCCACGGCGCTTTCTCGCGTGCTCGCGTTCAACTACGAGACGTACCTCCCGTACGATCTGCTGGTGAAGGCCGATCGATCGTCGATGCTCCACTCGCTCGAGCTGCGGTCGCCGTTCCTCGATCGCGAGCTCACGCAGTTCGCTGCCAGGCTCCCCGATCGCTACCGTCGACGCGGCCTCAACAAGAAATGGCTGCTGAAGCGCGCCTTCCCGGAGCTGCTCCCCGACGCGCTGGTCAACCGCCCCAAGATGGGCTTCGGTGTCCCGCTCGCCGACTGGTTCCGCGGCCCCCTGCGCGAGCTCTTGAACGACCAGCTCGGGCCGAGCGCGAGGCTGTACCGCTATCTCCGCCGCGACGCCGTGATGAAGGTCCTCGCCGAGCAAGACGCGGGCACG